A genomic region of Cherax quadricarinatus isolate ZL_2023a unplaced genomic scaffold, ASM3850222v1 Contig58, whole genome shotgun sequence contains the following coding sequences:
- the LOC138851171 gene encoding tigger transposable element-derived protein 1-like: MDNAPAHPPNLLDLLSRDFSFIKVKFLPPNTTPLLQPMDQQVISNFKKLYTKAVFEKCFEVTTDTQLMLREFWRNHFSIYSSISLIGKAWEGVTSRTLNSTWRQLWPDCVQKRDFEWFETDPHPDPADPLPAVDSIVVLGKSLGLEVSGEDVEELVEDHREELTTEELQELHLEQYQTTAENLASEEEEEEVDEVPSSKIKEICAKWNVVQMFVEKYHPEQAETSHLCNKFSDKTMSHFREMLKRHQKQRTVDSYFVRQMSSDSQAGPSGIKRQRREVTPKRTFSEVLMEGDFPSKH, translated from the coding sequence atggacaatgctcctgctcatcctccaaacttattagacctcttgtctagggacttcagttttataaaagtgaagttcttgcctcctaacaccactcctctcctccagcccatggaccagcaggtcatttctaacttcaaaaaactctacacaaaagcagtgtttgaaaagtgctttgaagtgaccacagacactcagttgaTGCttagagagttctggaggaatcacttcagtatctacagctccataagccttataggtaaggcttgggagggagtgacttccagaactttgaactctacttggagacagttgtggccagattgtgtccaaaagagggattttgaatggTTTGAGACTGACCCTCACCCTGACCCAGCTGACCCTCTGCCtgctgtggactctattgtggtattggggaagtccctggggctggaggtgagtggtgaggatgtagaagagttggtggaggaccacagggaagagctaaccactgaagagctgcaagagcttcatctggagcagtatcagaccacagctgagaaccttgcttcagaggaggaggaagaggaagtggatgaggtgccttcttcaaagattaaggagatttgtgccaagtggaatgttgtccaaatgtttgtggagaagtaccaccctgagcaagctgaaacaagccatctttgcaacaagttcagtgacaaaaccatgtcccattttagggaaatgttaaagaggcaccagaaacagaggactgtggacagttatttcgTGAGACAgatgtccagtgactctcaagctggtcctagtggcattaaaagacagagaagggaagtaaccccaaagaGGACTTTttctgaagtcctcatggagggggattttccttccaaacactaa